The Gloeobacter violaceus PCC 7421 DNA window GCAGGCGGCGGCTCCAGCAATTTCTTGGTGCGCTTAAGCCGCTTCCAAAGCAAGCGGATCTGCTCGTAGGCTTCCTCGGCGCTCAGGTTGCCCCCGGTCTCCAGCGCGCAGATATAACCCACCCGTTGGGCAAATTCCTGCAAATTGGCGTCAAAAAGCAGCCTTTCGGGACTGAATGCACCGTAGTAGCGACTGCGCGGGTGCAAAAACCGTTCGAGGGCGTCGCGCCCGTCGGGATCCTCCGGCTCGTTTGGCATTTCCCAAGTTCCTCCACAACGCGGGTACAACCGGCATAAGGTTAAGAATGGATTAAACTTCAAACCTTCGGTTCATTGTAGACGGAAGTCCGCAGACAGCGGGTTGGTGAATAACACTCCCTCGATTGTCGAACTTGGGTTGAAATCTTCGCTGTATACAGATGGAATTTGGTTGAGGCGAGCAGCTGCCCAAATCTGGGCGTCCCAAAACTCGAACCGGTGCATTTCAACTCCTCGCAGAGCTTCCAGGACCACAAACGGCGTCACATCGACCACCTCAAAAGTAGACAAATACCTCCGCACGCGTTCAATGGCTTCCTCAGCGCTGAGTAACTGCCGCCTAGTCCGGGTGGTAGCTGCAATGAATTCCCCAAGCACCTGGGTACTCACAACGGCCCGGGCCGTGCGCACCAAACCGTCGACAATTGCGATGGACCTCGCTTGCTTAGCAGCGTCAAAAGGATCGTAGACATATACCAAAATATTCGTGTCAAGAAAAACTTTAGCGTTCATGGAGGTCTGTGCGATTCCAATCGCGACCCCCGGGCAAGGGAACTCGCTTTTGAATTTCGGCAATGAACGCTTTTTCCTTTTCCCACGCATCGAGGCTGGGACGCGTGGAAGCAAAGCCCCGCAGATGTCGATCGATGGCCTGACGAATGAGTTCGGCCTCACTGGTGCCGCTTTGCTGCGCCATTTCCTTGAGAAGCTTTTCTTGATAAGGCTCGATGTAAATCTGTTTGCGCACTTTAATTCCCATCGGAGAATCTCTTCGGGGTTTATACATCATTTCATACATTATAGTAGGCGGTCTTCTGACCGACAGCATTCGATGATCAGTGTTTCGGATTTAGAGCGATTGGCGAGCATAGCCGTCGCCGGGCTTGCCCCCGCCGCAGTCCGTAAAACTTGCTGCCCGACGCGCCGTGGGTGTGGGCAAGGTCGGACGCGAACCGAGCCTGGTGACCCATGCCCTCGACGGCTACCCCGGTGGGGGCGGCATGCAAAATCATTCCTACGCATTGCCCAAGAACTCCTGCACCCGCCAAAAGGCTAGAATGCCCGCGTGTCCTCTTGCAAAGACGGCTTTATGTCTGCCGATTTTTGGAGCGCGTGGCGGTGCTTACCCGCGCGGGCGAGCGCGAGCGGCATTTTCTCGATTTGCTCTACTTCAGCACCGGCACATTCTTCCGCATCGGCTACGGCGATCAGGTGCCCACGGGCTGGGCGCGTTTGCTGGTGGGCCTCGAAGCGTTTTGCAATTTTCTTTTGGGTCTCGCTTTTATCGCCCAGTTGGCCCCGGCCGCCTGGCAGCATCTGGCCCGGCTGAGTCTGCACAACCAACTGGAAGGTTTCATCCGCAGCCGCAATTGATCGACGACGCCCGGGCTCGATCCCTCCACAAAAGGTAGATGCGCAGTCACGTTTTCGCGCGCTTGATCGAAGCAGTACAAGACATATTTTTGGAGGTTGGGTGTTCGCTCCCCCCTTCGGACCGCTTGAGCCCCCAGTGGGTCATCTGGCCCAACAAGCCGACCACCGCCAGTTCCAGAGACAACGGATGGTCGACGAACAGTTGCGGCCCCGCGGCGTCGAGGCGCAGGCGGTGCTCGCGGCGATGGCGAAGGTGCCGCGCCACCGCTTTGTCCCGCCGCCCTATACCCGGCTTGCCTACGAGGACCGGCCGCTGCCCATCGGGCATAGCCAGACGATTTCCCAGCCGTTTATTGTCGCCTACATGAGCGAGGCCGCCCGCATCACACCGGGTGCGAAGGTGCTCGAAATCGGCACAGGCTCCGGTTACCAGGCTGCCGTGCTGGCCGAAATGGGGGCAGAGGTTTACACCGTCGAGATTGTACCGGAACTGGCCAAGCGGGCGGAGCGCACCCTGGAGGAACTGGGCTACCGCAGTGTGCGCGTGAGGAGCGGGGACGGTTATCAAGGCTGGCCGCAGCACGCCCCGTTCGATGCGATCGTGGTCACCGCCGCCCCGGAGCGCATCCCGCAGCCGCTCATCGATCAGCTCGCGGTGAACGGCCGGCTGATCGTTCCGGTGGGCACCCAGACGGAAGACCAGCGGATGACGGTACTGACCAGAACGCCCGGCGGCATCGTCGAGCAAAAAACATTTCCGGTGCGCTTTGTGCCCCTGACCCGGGAGAAGCCTCAGGAACATTGACCCCACCGATGAGCCGTCAGCGGGGAAGCCCGTGTTCGTCGCAGCCCGGAATTTGCTCGGGGGGGCAGGAGTCTAAAACCGGCAGGGCGGCGGTTTGTCACGCGATTTCGTCAAGTCCGCCCGCGAGAGCGCCGAGCCGTTCGCGGCCATGGGGTTCATTCAAGTTCGCCGGGTCGGGACCGGCGGGGACGATGCCGCCGGGGTTGAGGGGAAAGAGATTGCCGTAGTAATCGCGCTTGACGCTCTCGGCATCGCAGGTGCCCGCCACGCCCGCAAGCTGATAGAGATCTCTCAGGTATGCCCCCAGGTTGCGATAGTCGCGGATGCGGCGGCGGTTGCACTTGAACAGGCCATGGTAGGCGATGTCGAAGCGAAACAGCGTCGTAAACAACCGCACATCCGCCAGGGTGACCCGTTCGCCGCACAGATAGCGCCGGGTCTCCAGGGCCGCGTCGAGGGTGTCGAGGGCGGTGAACAACTCCTCGATCGCCCGGTCGTAAGCTTCCTGGGTCTGGGCGAAGCCGCAGCGGTAGACGCCGTTGTTGACCGAGTGATAGGTCTTTTCGTTCCAGCGGTCGATAGTTTCGCGCAGTTCGGCCGGATAGAGCTCAAGATCCGGGCGGCGGGCAAACTCATTGAATTCGCCGTCGAGTATGACAATAATCTCGGCGCTTTCGTTGTTGACGATTGCGCGGGTGCGCGTATCCCAAAGCACCGGCACCGTCGCCCGGCCGGTGTAGCCCGGCCGGGCCAGGGCGTACAGTTGTGCGAGCGAACGGCAGCCCTCCTCCGGTCGCTCCAGCACCCAGCCGCCCGCCTCTGGAGACGGCTGGACCACCGAAACGCCAATCGCTTCCTCCAGCCCTTTGAGGGCGCGCACCACCAGGGTGCGGTGCGCCCAGGGGCAGCCCAGGCCGACGTAGAGCCGGTAGCGCCCCGCCTCCGGCGGGTAGGGGCCGTGCGCACCGATGACCCCGCGAAACTGGCCGGCCGGTCGCACGTATGCCCCTGTCCGGTCGCTGGGAGCGAGGCGTGCCATCATCGCGCGCCAGAGCGTCGTCCAGACTAAACGGCCCAGGCGGATGAGCAGACCGGGCGGCAGTCCCCCGGAGGGGCGCTTTGCAGCTGCAGATGATCGGGTCATAGGGGCAACCAGCGCTTAATGCCATTTAAGCCATTCGGCGGACCGGTTGGCAGTTGGAAAGCATGGGGCTGCCGCCGGACAGGCATGCTCTTGCAAAAACTGGAGCATGCCTGTCCGGCGGCGGGTAGAACGTGCCGGCATAAAGTCGCCAACTCCCGTCTAGAGGTAGATGTATCCAGATCTGCAAGTCGTCATGATGAAGTACAGCTTTTCCCCCGGCAAACAGCGAAGGCGGCGGCGATGACTCCCTCCCCAACGGCGGCGGATTACGAAGACGACCTCCCGAACGGCAGCTCCAAGGAGCATCCTGAACTGGACGAGCAAGCCGATCCACAGGCGGCTGACGCGCAGGGCGCAGCCCTCAAGGTGATCTCCCGGTTGCAGCAGAAGCTGCTCAACTGGGTCGAGCCCATGGGATTGGGGCTGGTGCTCGGTTCGGAGGCGTTGCGTAAACTGGGCGCGAGCGATTTGCAGGTGCCGGATCTGGCGTTTTTTGCCCGTGAGCGCCCGCGCAGCCGGCCCTACCGCGTCTTTGCGCGGGTGCCGGATCTGGTGGTCCGGGTCGCCACCGCCCCCGGCCAACGCGAACTGCTCGAGAGGCAGATTCTGCGCTGGCTGGAGCGGGGTGCCCAGGTGGGTCTGCTGGTCGAGAACTGGGGGGCCACGATTAGCGTTTTTCGCAAGGGCCAGGTGATCACCCTAGGCTTCGGCCAGGTGCTGAGCCTGCCGGAGGTGCTCCCCGGCTGGGAAATGCAGCTCGCTGCCCTCTAATCAAGTTTGTGGCGCGACGCTGGTTGCGCTCTGGCCGAAGAGGATTTTGCGGCTTTCCTCGGTAACGGTGGGTTGAGTGGCAAGCGCTTTGCCCTTTTCGTAGGCGCGCATCACCGCGGGGCGCTCACCAATGCGGGCGAACCAGCGCTTGAGGTCGGCAAAGTCTTCGAGATTTTGTTGCTGGCGCTCGTAGGGCACGATCCAGGGATAGCAGGCCATGTCGGCAATCGAATAGTCGCCCGCCAGAAAGTCACGCCCGGCAAGGTGCCGGTCGAGGACGCCGTAGAGGCGGTTGGTTTCTTTGACGTAGCGCTCGATGGCGTAGGGAATCTTTTCAGGAGCGTAGACCCCGAAGTGGTGGTTCTGCCCCGCCATTGGCCCGAGCCCGCCCATCTGCCAGAACAGCCACTCCAGGGCCGTCTTGCGCCCGCGCAGGTCGGCGGGCAAAAATTGGCCGGTCTTCTCGGCCAGGTAGAGCAAAATCGCCCCCGACTCAAACACCGAAACCGCTTCGCCGCCCTCGCCGGGTGCGCTGTCGACGATGGCGGGCATGCGGTTGTTGGGTGCAATCTGCAAAAATGCGGGCTTGAATTGGTCCCCGGTGCCGATATTCACCGGCACAATCCGGTACTCCAGGCCCGCTTCCTCCAGAAAAATGGTGATCTTGTGCCCGTTGGGCGTCGGCCAGTAGTACAGGTCGATCATGCGCTTGCCCCCGAAACGGTCCGTTGCTCATAATCGAGTCTAGCCTTGGCTTGGGTGACCTTTTGGGCGGAGGGTAATTTATCGTGAGGGGCGGCCGATGAACCGCGAATGGCTGGTGTTCCTGGCCTGCATGGCTGGACTGGTGCTCTACCTGGTCGCCTCGGCGCGGACCGAGATGTTTACGAAGTGGCCCCGGCGCCGGTGAAGTGAGAGTACCAGGCGGCAAGGCGCGCTGACTAAAACCTGTCCTAAGGGGCCTCCTGCCGCACCGGTCCGGCCGCAGGCAAGTCGTACTCGGGTTTGGGGACACCCTGCAAATATTTGTCGAACCAGCCCACGATGTGCTGCAGCCGCTCGATGCGGTACGAGGGCTTGCCCGTGCGCGACAGATCGTGGTTCTCGCCCGGAAATTGCACCATCACCACCGGCCGCTTCAGGTATTTGAGCGCCCGAAACAGTTGTTCGCCGCCGGCCCCGGGCGGGGTGCGCAGGTCCGCCTCCCCTTCGATGAGCATCAGGGGTGTCTTGATCTTTTCGACGTAAGTCATAGGCGAGCGGGCCTTGAAATCGGCCTCCTCCCGCCAGGGGGCTCCCCGAAACCAGGTCGGCGTAAAGAGGGTGAAGTCGGCGGTGTACCACCAGCTCGTCCAGTCGGCGATCGAGCGCTGGGATACCGCCGCTTTGAAGCGATCGGTGTGTCCCACCAGCCAGTTGGTGAGCACCCCGCCGCCGCTGCCGCC harbors:
- a CDS encoding glutathione S-transferase N-terminal domain-containing protein, with the translated sequence MIDLYYWPTPNGHKITIFLEEAGLEYRIVPVNIGTGDQFKPAFLQIAPNNRMPAIVDSAPGEGGEAVSVFESGAILLYLAEKTGQFLPADLRGRKTALEWLFWQMGGLGPMAGQNHHFGVYAPEKIPYAIERYVKETNRLYGVLDRHLAGRDFLAGDYSIADMACYPWIVPYERQQQNLEDFADLKRWFARIGERPAVMRAYEKGKALATQPTVTEESRKILFGQSATSVAPQT
- a CDS encoding potassium channel family protein — its product is MQRRLYVCRFLERVAVLTRAGERERHFLDLLYFSTGTFFRIGYGDQVPTGWARLLVGLEAFCNFLLGLAFIAQLAPAAWQHLARLSLHNQLEGFIRSRN
- a CDS encoding PIN domain-containing protein; its protein translation is MNAKVFLDTNILVYVYDPFDAAKQARSIAIVDGLVRTARAVVSTQVLGEFIAATTRTRRQLLSAEEAIERVRRYLSTFEVVDVTPFVVLEALRGVEMHRFEFWDAQIWAAARLNQIPSVYSEDFNPSSTIEGVLFTNPLSADFRLQ
- a CDS encoding glutathione S-transferase family protein; this translates as MTRSSAAAKRPSGGLPPGLLIRLGRLVWTTLWRAMMARLAPSDRTGAYVRPAGQFRGVIGAHGPYPPEAGRYRLYVGLGCPWAHRTLVVRALKGLEEAIGVSVVQPSPEAGGWVLERPEEGCRSLAQLYALARPGYTGRATVPVLWDTRTRAIVNNESAEIIVILDGEFNEFARRPDLELYPAELRETIDRWNEKTYHSVNNGVYRCGFAQTQEAYDRAIEELFTALDTLDAALETRRYLCGERVTLADVRLFTTLFRFDIAYHGLFKCNRRRIRDYRNLGAYLRDLYQLAGVAGTCDAESVKRDYYGNLFPLNPGGIVPAGPDPANLNEPHGRERLGALAGGLDEIA
- a CDS encoding protein-L-isoaspartate(D-aspartate) O-methyltransferase, which encodes MFAPPFGPLEPPVGHLAQQADHRQFQRQRMVDEQLRPRGVEAQAVLAAMAKVPRHRFVPPPYTRLAYEDRPLPIGHSQTISQPFIVAYMSEAARITPGAKVLEIGTGSGYQAAVLAEMGAEVYTVEIVPELAKRAERTLEELGYRSVRVRSGDGYQGWPQHAPFDAIVVTAAPERIPQPLIDQLAVNGRLIVPVGTQTEDQRMTVLTRTPGGIVEQKTFPVRFVPLTREKPQEH
- a CDS encoding CopG family transcriptional regulator is translated as MGIKVRKQIYIEPYQEKLLKEMAQQSGTSEAELIRQAIDRHLRGFASTRPSLDAWEKEKAFIAEIQKRVPLPGGRDWNRTDLHER
- a CDS encoding Uma2 family endonuclease — encoded protein: MTPSPTAADYEDDLPNGSSKEHPELDEQADPQAADAQGAALKVISRLQQKLLNWVEPMGLGLVLGSEALRKLGASDLQVPDLAFFARERPRSRPYRVFARVPDLVVRVATAPGQRELLERQILRWLERGAQVGLLVENWGATISVFRKGQVITLGFGQVLSLPEVLPGWEMQLAAL
- a CDS encoding DUF7219 family protein translates to MPNEPEDPDGRDALERFLHPRSRYYGAFSPERLLFDANLQEFAQRVGYICALETGGNLSAEEAYEQIRLLWKRLKRTKKLLEPPPAQNPPKGT